The following proteins are encoded in a genomic region of Rattus rattus isolate New Zealand chromosome 2, Rrattus_CSIRO_v1, whole genome shotgun sequence:
- the LOC116893718 gene encoding olfactory receptor 10W1-like, producing MTWENHTLFMEFVFLAYPKRPVLRMLCFIGVSLAYGLIISGNILIVVSIKTEIRLHTPMYYFLGSLSGIELCYTAVVVPHILANTFQSEKTITLLSCATQMVFLIGLGSADCFLLAIMAYDRYFAICHPLQYPLIMTVTLCVRLVVASVVIGLFLSLQLVVFIFCLPFCQDRGIEHFFCDAPPMMRLVCATSHIHELSVLVAATLAIAVPFFFIATTYVLIVAAVLKLHSAAGRHRAFNTCSSHLTVVLLQYGCCAFMYLRPVSSYHPKQDKFISLVYILGTPFLNPLIYTLRNNEMKGAIAKVLTRKYLSWKIIG from the coding sequence ATGACTTGGGAGAACCACACATTGTTCATGGAGTTTGTGTTCCTTGCCTATCCAAAACGCCCAGTACTACGCATGCTCTGCTTCATTGGAGTCAGCCTTGCTTATGGGTTAATAATCTCTGGGAATATCCTTATTGTGGTCTCCATAAAGACTGAAATCCGTCTACATACACCCATGTACTATTTCTTGGGCAGCCTCTCAGGGATAGAACTGTGCTACACTGCAGTGGTGGTACCACACATTTTGGCCAACACCTTTCAGTCTGAGAAGACTATTACTCTACTGAGCTGTGCCACTCAGATGGTTTTCCTCATTGGGCTTGGTAGTGCTGATTGCTTCCTCCTGGCTATCATGGCCTATGACAGATATTTTGCCATCTGTCATCCCTTGCAGTACCCTCTCATCATGACTGTAACTCTTTGCGTTCGCTTGGTTGTGGCTTCTGTGGTCATTGGTTTATTCCTGTCCTTACAGCTTGTGGTCTTCATCTTCTGTCTGCCATTCTGTCAGGATAGAGGAATAGAGCACTTCTTTTGTGATGCTCCACCAATGATGCGTCTTGTGTGTGCCACAAGTCATATCCATGAGCTCTCTGTGCTAGTGGCAGCCACGCTAGCCATTGCCgtgcctttctttttcattgccACTACCTATGTTTTGATTGTGGCTGCTGTGCTTAAACTGCACTCAGCAGCTGGCCGTCACAGGGCCTTCAACACATGTTCTTCTCACCTCACTGTGGTGTTGTTGCAGTATGGCTGCTGTGCATTCATGTACCTGCGCCCCGTCTCCAGCTACCATCCCAAGCAAGATAAGTTCATCTCCCTGGTATACATACTGGGGACGCCATTCCTCAATCCCCTCATCTACACTTTGAGGAACAATGAGATGAAAGGGGCCATAGCTAAAGTTCTAACCAGAAAGTATCTCTCCTGGAAAATTATAGGATAG
- the LOC116893719 gene encoding olfactory receptor 10W1-like — MTWENHSVLMEFVFLAYPNRLELRMLCFLGVSLAYTLIISGNILIVVSIQTETRLHAPMYYFLGSLSGIELCYTAVVVPHILANTLQSEKTITLLSCATQMVLFIGLGSADCFLLASMAYDRYVAICHPLQYPLFMTVTLCVRLVVASVVIGMVLSLQLVIFIFCLPFCQDRGIEHFFCDVPPVMQLVCATSHIHELSVLVAAALAIAVPFFFIATTYALIGAAVLKLHSATGRHRAFNTCSSHLTVVLLQYGCCAFMYLRPKSSFHPKQDQFISLVYTLGTPFLNPLIYTLRNNEMKGAIEKVLTRNYFSQKIVQ; from the coding sequence ATGACTTGGGAGAACCACTCAGTATTGATGGAATTTGTGTTCCTTGCCTATCCTAATCGCCTAGAACTACGTATGCTCTGCTTCCTTGGAGTAAGCCTGGCTTATACATTGATCATCTCTGGGAATATTCTCATTGTGGTATCCATCCAGACAGAAACCCGTCTACATGCACCCATGTACTATTTCTTGGGAAGCTTATCAGGTATAGAACTATGTTACACTGCAGTGGTGGTACCTCACATCCTAGCAAACACCCTGCAGTCAGAGAAGACCATTACTCTGCTGAGCTGTGCCACCCAGATGGTCCTTTTCATTGGACTTGGCAGTGCTGATTGCTTCCTCTTAGCTTCCATGGCCTATGACAGATATGTTGCCATCTGTCATCCCTTGCAGTACCCTCTCTTCATGACTGTAACTCTTTGTGTTCGCTTGGTTGTGGCTTCTGTGGTCATTGGCATGGTCTTGTCCTTACAGCTTGTGATCTTCATCTTCTGTCTACCATTCTGTCAGGACAGAGGaatagaacattttttttgtgATGTGCCACCAGTGATGCAACTTGTGTGTGCCACTAGTCATATCCATGAGCTTTCTGTGCTAGTGGCTGCTGCCCTAGCCATAGCtgtgcctttctttttcattgccACCACCTATGCCTTGATAGGAGCAGCTGTGCTCAAACTCCACTCAGCAACTGGCCGTCACAGGGCCTTTAACACCtgttcctcccacctcactgtggtGTTGTTGCAGTATGGCTGTTGTGCCTTCATGTACCTGCGCCCCAAGTCTAGTTTCCATCCCAAACAAGATCAGTTCATCTCCCTGGTATACACACTGGGAACCCCATTCCTCAATCCTCTTATCTACACTCTGAGGAACAATGAAATGAAAGGTGCCATAGAGAAAGTACTTACCAGAAATTATTTCTCCCAGAAAATTGTACAATAG